The genomic window CACTGCTTGACTTGAAAACCACTGGGTGTTTttgtctttcccttttctgtgcACTCTCCCTCCCGTTGGCAGCGCTGCCTTCCTGCTGCGCTCACACCAACTCGGGATCCTCTGAAAGTTCACTTCAAGAGCAGCTTTTTGTCTGGGCTGAGAATTCTGCTTCAGGCAGAACAACAGGATGTGGTCTGAGTTGTCTGAAGTGCATCTTCACAGCACCTATTGTTAATTCAGTGCCTTTCCCCACTCTGCATCTGCCTCTGACCTCAGTCCTGGGTGCTTTTCAGAGCAGGTTGGGTTTAACTCCTCGAGTGAatcagcaggagcacaggaggCTGAGTAGGGATCCCAGGAATGGTTTCCCTGGTGTGGGCAAACAGACTGAGCTGTCAGCTTTGGGTGTTTTGGTTCTAAGTGACTTTGGAGTCCTCTTTTCCAGTCTTTTTGTTCTGCTTCAACAACCTTAACATATGAAGGTACCTTCTGCATCCAGGtttttcctggagaaggaaaactCCATGCAAAAAACACTCACAGGAGAAGGTCTGACCTTGGGAAGAATTTTTCAGCAGATCTTTAGTGAGccttttgctcttttccttggggAGGTTTGGCTCTTGGCTGCATTTTTTGCAGTCACAGACCAGGATTTTGAACAGAATCCTTGGCATGTTGGTGAATtattcctcccttccttcccttggGCAGTGCAGCTGCCAGGGGTGAGAACAGTTGCCAccttcagctctgctctgccttgaAATTGCTCCTCTCACCTTAAACCTCACCTGGGTTTGCTGCTCACAAGttcagccttctcctctccctccctgtgcctgcccagtTGGGCACTGGCATGGGCACCCTCTCAactgggaggagaggagcagctgacaCTAAAGAGCTCAGAACAAGTTTTCCCTTCCCAGGACATTGTGGGCATTTTCACTGGCAGATTTGCCAGAAAGGGCTCTAaatttggttcttttttttttttcttctcagcattATTTATGCTCTAGAGTTTATAAACTTGTCCCACTCCTGCTCCTTTTGGCAATGTCCCCAAAGTGGTGTCCAGTTCTCTTACCTGGCTGATAAAAGTTGGCATCACTGGCTCAGAGGTGCAAGATGGAATTCTGTTCTGTGCCCAAATGATTCAGGGCTTTGGGTCAGTTTTGGCGGGAAAAAATCATCTAAGTGTCAGATTTTTAAAGGCAATTGGGCATTTAAGTGTGTGAGGAAGAACAGAGCATTCAAATGATTTTAAATAAGTGGAATTAAGTGCCCACTCTTAGGAGAAATCCCACCAGAACtgtggttttgttgtgtttgctCTTTGCTTGGGTACCTGCCTGACAAGAGTTGTGAGATTTAATTTTCAGAGGCAATTTAATGTTGtctctaccttttttttttaaacgaGAATCATCTCTTCAAGTTAATTAGGTGCTTTAGGAAATGCCTCTAATGTGTCTTAAACTGGAGGGTTTAAAATGGGAATAGGACAGTCCACAATGATGATCTCTGCACACCACAAATTACAGCAATTTCTGCCCAATTCATGGTTTGGAATAAAATCTCAAAACATCCACTCTGCAGAGGAGACAAAACCTAATCCCATTTCAGAGCCAAGCTGTTCAAAGCTGCTGTGAAATTTCAAGTCTTTGAGGATTTTGGTTTCTCTCCTTTGGAGAAATGTGCTCAACACTTGTTTTCTggagcttttaattaaaatgtatcaTGCTGTgataaattcctttaaaaatgtgacAGGCTCTAATCCACAtcaggggcagaggggagcaggcAGCTTTGCCTTCCAGTGGATTATTGGATTAGGAAAGGACACAGAttccagggagagcagctctgatcTGCAGTGGCACAGAACTCCAGGATGGATGTGCAGGGGCTTTTTGGGCTCCTGCATCCCATAAACTCCCCGCTCCCAGCCCAGTGTCTGCTCCAGACTCATACCGAGCTGGACTTGCAGTGACAACACCCCAGATTTTCCtctccttatttatttttaccattgtaaatggaaataataactttaaatctgtaatttaactaatttttttatataGTGAAAACATTCCTGACCTGCTTCTGCTACCttcttttgattatttttattttaattaaaaacttgaCCTTATTTTTACTGTTGCAGACCAAATCCTGTGGTGGACCAGGGTAAGCTTTTCCAAAGACtacagcagggaggaaaaataaacaaataatgtGATTTTATGGCTGTTCAAAAGCACGAGGTTCACCTGATTCTTCTCTCTGAACATTAATTAAAGCACTTTTAGGACAATTTGGGCACTACAGGGTTTACTCAAAGGGGGTTCACACCTTAACCCATTTTCAGGTCCATGTTGCTGGTTTGTATTTTTAGGCAGAGGTGGAAGCACCTCAGCAGCTCCAAATTCACCCCAATGTAcatttgattaatttttctcaCTGTGGTATTACACAGGTTTAATCACTCTAAAACCCTGGAGCGTGTTTGTTGTGAATTGGGGAGGGTTTGGGTGTTGTGGAAGGAGTTCTTGTGTGTTCTGGGATCCTGGATTGGTGATTCCATTGCAAACCCACTTTTGCAGAGTGCAAATACgatgtttggagttttttttcagttctttgcaACTGAATCAgtaaaaatacagctttaaagtggctctggggagagcaggagctgtgggaagggacTGCAGCTCTCTGGGTAAATGCCACATGATTCACTAAATCTGTAAAGCAAGGTGTACACAttcttgtgggtttttaaaatgtaatgacTGTTGTAAAGtttgtaaatacattttaaaaataaatatagtttttatgactgaaccagaaaaaaacaagcagtaaAAGTCTTTCTTCCATGGACCACTGTCGGACAGGGGAGTTAATTCCAAAAGTGAATTTATTCTTTTACCAATGTTTCCTTGCTCTTTTACCCAGAGAGGAGTGAGATGAGGCCATGGTTTTGTCTGGACACATGAAACAAAAGTTGTCACATCCAAATTGTCCCTGCAGGACTCAAAGCAGACTCTGCTGCTCCCACTCTGGACTGGGATGTGCTCTCTTTTACATAAATCCAGTAATCTACACAACAATTTTCCACTATTTCAATGCAATTTCAGAGTATTTATTCACATATTGATCCAAGCAAAGACCATTTGAGGAGGAATTTATTTTAACGCAGTTTTGAAACCTCACTCTGGCTCTGTGGCTCCATTTCACTTTGGAATTTTTAAAccttctttcttctgccttctCCCTCCACCAGCCTCTCCTGTAACCACACACCAAATTCTGGGTTTAAAGAGCAGAAACGACTTTGAGGATGGAATTTTCAGGTGCTAAAATACCACAGAGGTGATGCCCTGGGGTGATTTGGATGGAGATGAACTGGGTGAATATCTGGGGGTTTGTTCCCTGAAGTGCCTCAGGGAGGGGGAATTTTGTGCTCCCTCCCACCTTGCCCAGGAAATGTTGATAATTAGAGTTTTTCCATGGGGTGGAACATTTCCAGCCActcccctttcttttccctgtttaaTATTCCTGTAGCAACACCAGGAATGCattgggttggaaaagatgGGTGTGGAAAAAGCTTCATTTGTCTTCAGTGTTCTTAAGCAGCAAGAGATGAGAAGTTCCTGAGCAAACCTCAGGATCTAGTGGGGTTTGGTCCTTTCAGCTCTGCCAAGACTGGCCAAGTTTCCCTTGGTGAGCCAGGAAGGACTCATTTCAAATATCCTGGTAATTATTCTGGTGTGTTTTCCTGCCCAACATCATATcttgcagtaaaaaaaatacataactaTAGTAAATTACTGCTGCTGGCTCTTCActgtgcaggcagtgctgctggaagtCATGGGCCACAATTCCAATGCATGTTCAGTACAAACAGGATTAAAGATGAGCtaaaatcatatttatttaGGTAGTTTCTGCACGAAAATCCAGTGGAATTTGGGCTCTGCATTACTGTTCCTGATTTTATGAGCCTTTTCTAGGCCTGATGCCTCAGTGAGTCTGGAGAGGCTTTCAAGCACTCAGAGCTTTGGGGTTTGTTGGCTTCAAATCTGAAGTAGAGATTGAGCTTTTGGGATGGCCCAGGGACACTTCCCAGGAAATGGTGGCCATCTGGCCCCATCAAGGTGTTGCTGGGTTAATGAAAAAGCACATTCTTGCCTGAGAAGGCTCACTGAGTGTCAGTGAACTCAGATGTGAGGTCTGTGCTGTcgctgctgtgcagcagctaatggaaatgcatttcccagcctggggaccctgggagcagcagcttccatctggctgtgccctgcagcagcagggacagctctgggacagcagcagggacagctctggggcagggacagccctgggccagcagcagggacagtcctggggcagcagcagggacagactTGGGACAGTTCAGGGCcaacagcagggacagccaaggggcagggacagccctgggacagcagggacagctctggggcagggacagccctgggccagcagcagggacagccctgggccagcagcagggacagaccttggacagggacagctctgggacaaggacagccctaggacagggacagccctgggacagcagtAGGGACAGCTctgtggcagggacagccctgggacagggacagctctgggacagcagcagggacagccctgggacaAGGACAACTCTGGGACAgtgacagctctgggacagcagcagggatagCCCTGGGACAGCAGTAGGGACAGCTgtgggacaaggacagggacagctctgggacagcagcagggacagcagtagggacagccctgggacagcagcCGGGGGTGCTGTGGCTTCGTAGGGAGCCGGGGAGGGCTGGGCTTGGTCTGGGTTAATTGAGGCAGGAAACGCCACTGCTACAAGGGGAGCTTTGGAATGATGGATCCTCGTCCTGGGAGTGGccagggagggatttgggaacagTGCAGGTGACAGTGAAGGACCTCTGCAGGTAATTTTGATCCAGTggaaggtgctcctgcccatggGACAAGGTGGAatttaggtcccttccagcccaaaccatcctgggattccatAATAAGGGCAGAGCCAGTATTTCCTGATGCGAGCTAAACTTtactccctcttcctccttcaccaccttttttccccctcccctcatGTATCTTCTTTAAATTTTCCCATAGTGATGACAGAAAAACCACATTACTCACCATGGCTTCCTTCAGATCCCCACTCCTGGAATTCTGGTACGAGCCTGGGCACGCACTCTGCTGCACCTCCtctaatttttccatttcatttgcAATCTGGATTGGAAAAGTGACACAGGGAAGTGAGACAACCTtcaggaagggagaagggagatTTTTCTGCCAAAAGCAACTCTACCCCAGTTAGAGATGGAGGTGAAACTACACAACTGAAATTGTGTAGTGGAGTGTTCCAGTGTACAACTGAAATTcatcttttcctcccaaacCCCAGGATGCTGAAATGAGGAGGAACTAGACATGAAGTATCGAttggaaaagaggggaaaaccaCTGCTGAACAGAACCTTCCACATGTGTTGTGTCATTTAAGTGCTGAGCATCCACCACATGCCAATTGCCATAATGTTAAGGGAAGTGGAGGAATTATCATAAAATAACCCATCGGAATGTTGGAATTTAGGGAGAGGATGAAATCAGATTTAACCTGGACCTCAGAGCTCCATCTCTCCCTTGGAGCTGTCTGTCCAAATTATTCCAGTGCTTCAGTGAAAGTTCAGAGATTTTATACACAGTGATTatgaaaatacatatatttttctccATACAATAGTTTTAGTTCTGCCAGCTACAATGTGCTGTTCCTTGTGCCAGGCTGACAAATGTCACCTCACCCCTGTTTTTCCAAACCCTGCTTCAACCAATGTCTTCATCCCCAGATCTGGGGATGTCTGGAGGACAGACACAGGGAGAGGTGTAGAGGCAAGCCTCTGTCACCTTTTTGGCTGCATTTTTTGCAGGCCAGGGTTGTTTCCCAGCGCAGGACCCACCTCCTGGAATGGTCCCAGCAGGACCTGGGCGCTCCTCTTGCCCCCGGGCTGGAGGCCGTAGGACCAGTGCTgggccaggcacagccccacggacagcacacacagcaggaCACTGGCCACCATCCTCCTGGACTTCTCCATCCTGAGAGAGACAAAAAAGCACCTGTCTGCTCATAAAGGCATTGcagctccatttgcaccttggagAGGGATGGAAATGAGGCATTTCTGGgacagagaatcatagaatgtgcCGAGCTGGAAGGACTCCCAAGGATCAtggaattccagctcctggccctgcacagactcCCCAAAAATCCCGCCCTGTGCCTGCTCCACTTCTGATCTGCACCTCCTgggcaggagccccagctggATTTGCAGCCTCTCAAAGTGTGGATTAGCTCACTTGAAAGAGATTGGACATCTGAAAAATTTGGATGAAGATCTAAATTAGGATTTCTGAGTTCCAGGCATGTGTGGACCTCAAAGGTTGCATTCCCTGGTGGTGTTTGGCAGATGTGTTCGGCTGgtttctgtccctgctccttaAAAACTGCCCTTTGCAGACTCTTctaatccctttttttttttttttttttttttttttaataggagcATCTGTAAGCACTGGATAAATAAAAAGGGAGTGTGGGATGTTGTTCTAGCACATTACCTGCTGCCtgagagaggttgtggagtaactccagctcttctcctctggaaaatgcCTGTAAATGTGCTCTCACCTCACTTTTTATACCCAAgaaccccagtgccaccccgtTCCCAGCAGGAGACTTTTTCCACTTCTCCCTCCCAGGCTGCAATTTTGGTGTTACTGTTACAGTGACTGTCATGCACAAGCAAAGCCCATAATTGGGACACCCCAGTGCAGCAATTAaattcagctcttttctctAAAAGTCATACAAGTAACAGCCTTGTTTTTAAGAAGTTATAAATCCCACATTGGGATCCAGAAGATCCtgctgggaaatgcaggagcTTTTCTGTCAGTGAGTTCTGCTTCCTTTAGTAAAAGTTCTTGGGTGAGTCTGAATTTGTTGAGGGTGTGAAATGGGTGAGGAATTGAGCTCAGTCTTtaagaatcctggaatggtttgggttggaaaataccttaaATTCATCTatttccacccctgccatgggcagagacacctttccctatcccagggtactccaagccccatccaacctggccttggacacttccagggatggagaatccATGGTCCAGGCAACACCTCATGCCCATCTTCATTTATACCAGGCATGAAGGAAACAACCCTTCAGTGCTCAAACTTTTGCCTGTGCttgcacaggtgcccagagcagtttGAAATCCTCCTCATTAATATTGAACTTCAGGTGCCTTGGTGTTCCTTGCTTTATAGAATGCCAGGTGGGATTAAACTGGACGAGTCTATGATTGTAAATGTACTTTGCTGGCATGATGGAGTCTCTGGTGTGAACAGGATCCCCAAATCCTTTTTagaagggcctggagtgacagggacaagggggaatgggtttAAACTGACAACAgagaaggtttaggttgggaaGAAATATATAATTTGGGTTTATATTAggacaaattccttccctgAGAgggtggagaggggctggaatggaattcccagagaagctgaggctgcccctggatccctggaagtgtccaaggccaggctggacagggcttggagcagcctgggacagtggaaggtgttgggGATGGAATTGATGGAAATGATCCTTAAGGCCtcttccaaaccattctatgattccctATTTTTCAATCTTGAGAGTTTGTGCACTGCAGATTTATAAAGATTTATTTGCATGCAGGAGTTCAATTCAGTATTTTTGACTgcagaaattgtatttttccccacctggctgctcctctgccttgCTGTGCACTGTTCTGTGCCACCTGCAGGTCTCGTGTTCCCTGTTCTCCAAACATCCTCTGTTCCGGCTCCCATGACCTCTTGGAGCTTTAATGGATTAAAGTCATTTAATAAGTAAATAATTCAGGGAGGATTTGGTGACTCGTAGCAGAGTCACTCTTCCTGCCCCAGGGCTCCTCCCGCTCCCGGCAGGGGCAGccagcccccagctccagctcagctgctcaaGCTGTGAAAACAGTCGGGGCTCAGAGCAGAAATGTTCCTGCTCCTCCCGTGGGGCACGTGGAGTCACCCAGGGATTTTCCTGTGTCCGGagcctccttccttccctgatGAGCTTTTCAAAAATGAGGGTTATTTAAAGGTAAAAGCAGAGTTGGTTTGGACATTTAAAGAGAGCTTTGCCCAGTAATTGCACCTCATTATCCACCACTTACCCTGGCTCTGATGAGCCTGCCCTGGACAGCTTTGAACAACTTTTTCTCCACAGGTTTCTGGTGCAATCCACAGGAATTGGACTTTTATGATCcttgggtcccttccagctcagaatattccatgattctctgactATTCTGTCTCCAACTATTTTATTAAGCAAATATGAAGGGTGGGGACAAAAAGGCTGAGGAGTCTTGGAGAAGAATGACAAACCAAAAACAATCCTATGCAAATTCTCCCAATTCATGGCTCAGAAACCCCACAAGCACAGTTATTTTTCCAATGGGTATTTTAtgcttaaaaccaaaaaattcttGTTCTTCTCACACAAGCCAGGtaagatttggggtttttattaaaatgaagaCAACCAagccactttttctttcacactttTTATTAATGCAACTTAAATTAGCTGGAACCTGCAAATTCTGCACAGGGCTCTTcacacagctctgtcctggcAAAAGAGGTACCTAAAATCCAGCTGTGAATGATGGTTCCACATGCTGTGATCATTCCATAGTGCTTCAGTGAAAGTTCAAAGAGATTTTATACACAGTGATTATGaaaatagatatatatatatatatataatttttccaTACAATAGTTTTACTTCTGCCAGCTACAAAAtatgataaagaaaaataattcatttgttTCTCTAGCCCTAGGAATCTTCTTCTACTGCAACAGACACAACATTCCCACTGAAAGCCATGAGGTGCAAGAAAGGACTCCAAAGTCACGCTGTAATATTTCCCTGGAATCTACAGGTCATTTCTCCAAGGATATAGTGTTGTCCTAGAGCTTGATCCAGAGGGATTTGCAGGAAATAATCCCAATTCTGAACCTCGTGGCTCTGGGACTTTGAGCCTTGAAAGCTCATGTCACTCGCCTGAGTCAAACCAACTTGAAAAGGAGGGAGAATCCTGCAATTCCCCCCAAACACATCCTTTGCTGACCCTCAGCCATCTCTGATCCTCCCAGACTGGTGgcaaagcagcatttttgtAACAACAACTGAGACAAGACAACAGAAATTGCACTGCAAGGGAGAGACAACCCCCTGAAGAACTGTGGAACTCCAGCTCCTGTGGGACTCCAGCTGGGATCCACTGGTTCTTATTCTTCCTTTGTATTTCTACAGTAACAGCTTGATTTCCTTAAATTCAAGGTTAGTTTTAACTTTGGGGTGGTTTAAGCATCTGAGGTAAGTTCTTGatgcacctttttttcttttttttggtataGTTTCTTCATGTGCTTTTTGATTGTGTGTAAAATAAAGGTGGTGTGAGCTGAGAACTCCATGGATCCTACAGGGAAGCAGCTCCTTATCCACATCAGGGGTGCTGAGGCCTCTGCCCTGCACAACTCCCCCACacaagcagctccagctgttctctgcacaggcacagcagtgtgGGAGGGCATGGAGGGCACCTGGCCCCAGGCAAGATGCTTTTACAGCCACCTGAAGCAGCCCAAACAGAACAGGGAgacccagctgggaaaaggTTGAGGAGCTTTCAGGGAGTCTTTGCATAGTACATGGAGGGGAAACAGGGAAAGATTCACCTGCTGAGGTCATGAGGGGAGGGTAAGAGCATGAGCTGGGGCccctctgcctctctctgctttGGTGCCAGCTCTGTAGTTTCCTCTCTGCATTGAATTCACCACAAAAGGTGAAAACACTGCAGGAACTCCAGCCTGGAGTGGTCAGGACATGTGAAAGCAGGATTTTTCTCACCAGCTGTGACTGACAGTGCACCTCCACACTCATTTGGAGAGGATTACTTAAAGATATCCAATTTCTGAGCAGGGATGTTCCCATCAGCTTCCACCCCAGCAGAGACCTGAGCaccccctggggacactgagccACCCCTGGCATGGATCCAGACTGGAAATACACCTGTAAACCTCAATTTGGTTGCTACTGTACAGGAGTAACATTTTCTATTCATATTGCAGCTACAGATTTAATAAATAGAATTGCATATATTGtgctttataaattaaaatgcattccAAAGTGAGGCAATGCTAAATAATGAAACCATTGAACCTTTCCCCCCCCAAACCAGCCACACTCTCTGATTCCAGCACTAGCCCACTTCCTCACTGTGCTCACAGAGGTACAAAGTCTCTGCTGGTACCTCTGAAAACAAGAATTCCCTCCCCAAAAGTGATCAAAAAGAGTTTACCTAGGCACTACTGCAAATGTAAGGTGGCTAATAACCATGACTTTAACTcaggaaggggaggaggtgaAGAAAGTCACGATGAATGTTTGGATTCCTTCCTCTTCAGCGTGTTCTGGCCCCTATCTGACACTCTGGGACATGTGCAGGGGTGTCAGCATCTCCTCAAAGATGGCTCCTTTCACGTTAGATCCCCTCAAATTTGCTTCTTGTAGGTCACAACCTGACAGATCACAATTctgaagggggaaaggaaaaataatgttaaCTGAATAGAGACAGAACTCTGTTCAAAAGTTTAACTCCACTTCCCTTAACTCCATTTAACTTTGTAGCTGGAGAAAAGCCAGCAATCCCCCAAATTACCATCTTttgtacacatatatatatttatggcCAGGAAATGAAGGCTAACTCACCTCCAAGTCAGTC from Vidua macroura isolate BioBank_ID:100142 chromosome 28, ASM2450914v1, whole genome shotgun sequence includes these protein-coding regions:
- the GNRH1 gene encoding progonadoliberin-1, encoding MEKSRRMVASVLLCVLSVGLCLAQHWSYGLQPGGKRSAQVLLGPFQEIANEMEKLEEVQQSACPGSYQNSRSGDLKEAMERLVEGEGRRKKV